A section of the Euwallacea fornicatus isolate EFF26 chromosome 24, ASM4011564v1, whole genome shotgun sequence genome encodes:
- the Vps35 gene encoding vacuolar protein sorting-associated protein 35 isoform X2: protein MPSTPPQISPVEEQEKYLHDALSVVKAQAFHMKRALDKNKLMDALKNASAMLAELRTSLLSPKSYYELYMAITDELRHLELYLVDEFLKGRKVPDLYELVQYAGNIVPRLYLLITVGLVYIKTNTTLRRDLLKDLVEMCRGVQHPLRGLFLRNYLLQCTRNVLPDAPDTEGDAPEGTVKDSIDFVLMNFAEMNKLWVRMQHQGHSRERQHREREREELRILVGTNLVRLSQLETVTLEKYQKLVLPGILEQVVSCRDAIAQEYLMECIIQVFPDEFHIQTLTPFLKSCAELEQGVNVKNIVISLMERLATFNQRSDNVSSEGVSILKEVQLFEVFSDQVSSIITNRQYLPSEDMVALQVALVNLALKCYPDRIDYIDKVMLSSVEMFQRLGLEHLENHTSVAKELQKLLKIPIDSYNNVLEVLKLKHYAGLMQHLDYNGRKLLSIYILNNALENETIIPTPDETEQALTLLNTLVSEKKDHPLGEVDIEELAEEQCLLARFIHQLKANAADEQYLILSAARKILGTGGASKIKYTLPPLIFQAYQLAYKYKALKEEKWEKKCTKLFQFCHQTITALVKAELAELPLRLFLQGALAIDQIGFDNHETVAYEFMSQAFSLYEDEISDSKAQLAAITLIVGTLEQISCFSEENSDPLRTQCALAASKLLKKPDQCRGVGTCSHLFWSGKSLASNREEARDGKRVVECLKKGLRIAKQCMDVSVQVQLFVELLNHYVYFLEKGNEQVNIDILNQVIKKIKEELPNLESSDETEQITKHFNNTLEHIRLRLETLDDVSEYKGIEI from the exons atg ccTTCAACTCCGCCTCAAATATCGCCAGTGGAAGAGCAGGAAAAATATCTACATGATGCCTTAAGTGTGGTAAAAGCTCAAGCTTTTCATATGAAGCGAGCTTTAGATAAGAACAAGTTAATGGATGCCCTTAAAAATGCCAGTGCTATGCTTGCAGAACTTCGAACTTCTTTACTCTCTCCAAAGAGTTACTATGAACTTT ACATGGCAATTACAGATGAACTAAGGCACCTTGAATTGTACCTTGTGGATGAATTTCTGAAAGGCAGAAAAGTGCCAGATTTATATGAGCTGGTTCAATATGCTGGTAATATTGTTCCAAGGCTGTATCTCTTGATAACTGTTGGActtgtttatattaaaactAATACAACATTAAGGAGAGATTTACTTAAAGATTTGGTGGAAATGTGTAGAG GTGTGCAGCATCCATTAAGAGGTCTTTTTCTAAGAAACTATCTTTTACAATGCACCAGGAATGTGTTACCTGATGCTCCCGATACTGAAGGAGACGCTCCCGAAGGCACTGTTAAAGACTCCATTGATTTTGTGTTAATGAATTTTGCAGAAATGAATAAGCTATGG GTAAGAATGCAACATCAAGGTCATTCTAGAGAGCGGCAGCATAGAGAAAGGGAAAGAGAGGAATTGAGAATTTTGGTTGGTACCAATTTAGTGCGTTTAAGTCAATTGGAAACAGTTACtttggaaaaatatcaaaaacttgTTTTGCCAGGAATTTTGGAGCAG GTTGTTAGTTGTCGGGACGCGATTGCTCAAGAATATCTAATGGAATGCATTATTCAAGTATTCCCAGATGAATTTCACATCCAAACACTTACCCCATTTTTGAAGTCGTGTGCCGAACTAGAACAAGGCGTCAACGTCAAAAACATCGTGATTAGCTTGATGGAAAGGCTCGCCACTTTTAATCAAAGATCCGACAATGTGAGCAGTGAGG GTGTCAgtattttaaaagaagttcAGCTGTTTGAGGTGTTTTCTGATCAAGTTTCTTCAATAATAACCAATAGGCAATATTTGCCTTCAGAAGACATGGTTGCTTTGCAAGTGGCTCTCGtgaatttggctctaaaatgTTACCCAGACAGAATTGATTATATTGATAAAGTAATGCTATCTAGTGTTGAG ATGTTTCAACGTCTTGGTTTAGAACATCTTGAGAATCACACTTCTGTAGCTAAAGAACTacaaaaactattgaaaataCCTATTGATTCTTATAACAATGTTTTAGAAGTGTTAAAGTTGAAGCATTATGCAG GTTTAATGCAACATCTGGATTACAATGGACGGAAATTATTAAGCATTTACATTCTCAACAATGCtcttgaaaatgaaacaataatACCTACACCTGATGAGACAGAACAAGCTTTAACTTTGCTCAACACTTTGGTTTCGGAGAAAAAGGATCATCCACTAGGAGAAGTGGATATTGAAGAATTGGCAGAAGAGCAATGTTTACTTGCCCGTTTTATTCATCAACTAAAAGCGAATGCTGCTGATGaacaatatttgattttgtcCGCTGCTCGTAAG ATTCTAGGTACCGGTGGcgcttcaaaaattaaatatacattaCCTCCTTTGATATTCCAAGCATACCAACTGGCCTATAAATACAAAGCtctaaaagaagaaaaatgggaaaaaaagtgtacgaaactatttcaattttgccaTCAAACTATTACAGCTTTGGTGAAAGCCGAATTGGCTGAATTGCCTTTGAGATTGTTCTTGCAGGGAGCTCTAGCCATCGATCAAATTG GTTTCGATAATCATGAAACTGTGGCTTACGAATTCATGTCTCAAGCCTTTTCATTGTATGAAGATGAAATATCTGATTCAAAAGCACAACTCGCTGCTATTACTCTAATCGTAGGTACATTGGAACAGATCAGTTGCTTCTCTGAGGAAAATTCTGATCCTTTAAGGACTCAGTGTGCTTTAG CCGCCAGTAAACTTTTAAAGAAACCAGACCAATGCAGAGGGGTGGGTACCTGTAGTCATTTATTCTGGAGTGGTAAAAGTTTAGCGAGCAATAGAGAGGAGGCACGTGATGGAAAAag AGTGGTCGAATGCTTGAAGAAAGGCTTACGGATAGCAAAGCAGTGTATGGATGTAAGCGTTCAAGTTCAGCTCTTTGTGGAGCTACTTAACCATTACGTttactttttggaaaaaggGAATGAACAAGTAAATATCGACATTTTAAACCag gttattaaaaaaatcaaggaaGAACTTCCGAACCTAGAAAGTTCAGACGAAACTGagcaaataacaaaacacTTCAATAACACTCTGGAACACATTCGGCTTCGTTTGGAAACATTGGACGATGTCTCGGAATATAAAGGTATTGAGATCTAA
- the Lnpk gene encoding endoplasmic reticulum junction formation protein lunapark-B, producing MGIIIAKFRKKTSTLDILTKLEKDIVSIEDFQKRTQQTQRKIVLRFLLLAILIFIALVFLLYIYFSQITQDQKLIWTLPVVAFPFLMWLIKIFLTWYYNRKLRRNENKLLSLKEKKKNILENVKETETYKVAKEILDKFGNEPKMPVLQSPVKENAAPFATTVRREYENVLRQRNLAAMAGRTSFGGLPGTPLHSRHQLALPAPSTVRATNVIRTPGKPLAITSATPPTLPRSILSRDRSVLDKVVEYLVGDGPSNRYALICANCSNHNGMALKEEFEYLAFTCCYCKAFNPARKKRPVGPKFDSSLMLKPAKTVSNDAESSNSERNSDQDSDTDSEPIVEEPRSDSPDTAKTSDYEKISDSELHNDDSKMDVESPDNPFPTAKTTNCTESKDAVDVVTDISDN from the exons ATGGGAATTATTATTGCAAAGTTTCGG aaaaaaaccaGTACTTTAGACATCCTCACAAAATTAGAGAAGGATATAGTATCCATTGAAGATTTCCAGAAAAGAACCCAACAAACTCAAAGGAAGATAGTGCTTCGCTTTCTGCTACTTGCCATCCTAATATTTATTGCACTTGTGTTTCTTTTATATATCTACTTCTCACAAATAACACAAGACCAAAAGCTGATATGGACTTTACCAGTTGTTGCCTTTCCCTTCCT caTGTGgctgataaaaatatttctcacttGGTATTATAATAGAAAACTtagaagaaatgaaaataaacttttatctctcaaggaaaagaagaaaaatatacTAGAAAATGTTAAAGAAACAGAAACTTACAAAGttgcaaaagaaattttagacaaatttggaaatgaaCCAAAAATGCCAGTTCTCCAGAGTCCTGTTAAGGAGAATGCAGCACCTTTTGCTACCACTGTGCGAAGAGAATATGAAAATG TTCTAAGGCAACGGAACCTTGCTGCTATGGCAGGACGCACGTCATTTGGAGGGTTGCCAGGAACTCCTTTACACTCACGTCATCAGCTGGCATTGCCTGCACCATCCACTGTCAG GGCAACAAACGTCATTCGAACCCCCGGCAAGCCTCTAGCAATAACTTCAGCAACGCCCCCTACGTTACCACGTAGCATCTTATCTAGGGACAGATCAGTTTTGGATAAGGTAGTGGAATATCTGGTCGGAGATGGTCCATCGAATCGATATGCACTGATCTGTGCTAATTGTTCCAATCATAATg GTATGGCTCTTAAAGAGGAATTTGAGTACTTAGCTTTCACATGCTGTTACTGCAAGGCATTCAACCCAGCTCGGAAAAAGCGCCCTGTTGGTCCTAAATTTGATTCTTCTTTAATGCTTAAACCGGCTAAAACTGTTTCCAATGACGCTGAATCTTCCAATTCTGAAAGGAATTCTGATCAAGATTCGGATACGGATTCAGAG CCAATCGTCGAGGAACCAAGAAGTGACTCTCCTGATACAGCAAAAACTTCAGACTATGAAAAGATATCAGATTCAGAGTTGCATAACgacgattcaaaaatggatgtTGAGAGCCCAGATAACCCCTTTCCCACTGCCAAAACAACAAACTGTACCGAGAGTAAAGATGCCGTGGATGTTGTAACAGACATTTCTGACAACTAA
- the LOC136346694 gene encoding protein prune homolog 2 isoform X2 — MTSPENNDQNEHQITEPEAKKNDSVTNRTLPLTENATNSHPLMYSPGSAMPLDFPDLIPEQAKNKYKEIKFNPEAHSTALENSTDSCDSFERQLNLPILDYNEKLPDFPKSPSALKKLLMYDLPVETSYDPTSDTENDKSIYEAHLSANLQNVSLTMNEKEGNLNFLAHNKRSNKLRRIRLAPKEETKESDDSSLDSDSDGSLKSDIFEEDAAKTKTDMDEDNNTSEPIEPLSAADERRHARNWQRMVLPGGEHRTIDMRVIEPYKRVLSHGGYLRAGGHTAIVLFAACYLPDRSRIDYDYVMDNLFLYILWTLERLVTDDYVMVYFHGAATKLPSFSWLKRCYEMVGRKLRKNLSHLYIVHPTFWIKTMLYMSKPFISSKFYRKISFIGNLRDLLSRVPLEAAAIPDKVKAFDSLHCTA, encoded by the exons ATGACTTCCCCTGAAAATAATGACCAAAATGAACATCAAATAACCGAACCCGAGGCAAAAAAGAACGATTCAGTGACAAATCGAACTTTGCCTTTAACTGAAAACGCAACGAATTCCCATCCTTTGATGTATTCTCCAGGATCTGCTATGCCTCTggattttccagatttgataCCAGAACAAGCCAAGAATAAgtacaaagaaataaaatttaatccaGAAGCTCATAGCACTGCTCTGGAAAACAGCACTGATTCATGTGATTCCTTTGAGAGGCAACTAAATTTGCCTATTTTGGAttacaatgaaaaattaccaG ACTTTCCTAAAAGTCCttcagctttaaaaaaattgctcatgTATGATTTACCTGTAGAAACTTCTTATGATCCTACTAGTGATACTGAGAATGATAAGTCTATTTATGAAGCACATTTAAGtgcaaatttacaaaatgtcTCTCTCACTATGAATGAGAAAGAAG gtaatttaaattttcttgccCATAACAAAAGAAGCAATAAATTACGACGGATTAGACTAGCCCCAAAGGAGGAAACAAAGGAAAGTGATGATTCATCACTAGATAGCGACTCTGATGGAAGTCTTAAATCTGATATATTTGAAGAAGACGCTGCAAAAACCAAGACTGATATGGATGAAG ATAATAATACATCAGAACCAATAGAACCTCTAAGTGCTGCAGATGAAAGGAGACACGCCCGAAATTGGCAACGAATGGTTTTGCCAGGTGGAGAGCACAGAACTATCGATATGCGTGTCATTGAGCCCTACAAAAGGGTTCTCTCCCACGGTGGTTATTTAAGAGCTGGTGGGCATACTGCAATTGTTCTATTTGCTGCCTGTTACCTCCCTGATAGATCCCGCATCGACTACGATTACGTCAtggataatttgttttt atATATTTTGTGGACTTTGGAGCGATTGGTAACAGACGATTATGTAATGGTCTACTTTCATGGAGCAGCTACCAAATTACCCTCGTTTTCTTGGTTGAAGAGGTGTTATGAGATGGTTGGTCGGAAGCTGAGAAAGAATTTGAGTCATCTTTATATTGTACATCCTACCTTTTGGATCAAGACGATGTTGTACATGTCCAAACCGTTTATAAG TTCCAAATTCTACAGAAAAATCTCCTTTATCGGTAATCTACGAGATCTACTCTCAAGAGTTCCTTTGGAAGCCGCCGCGATTCCCGATAAAGTCAAGGCGTTTGACAGTTTACACTGCACCGCTTAA
- the LOC136346694 gene encoding protein prune homolog 2 isoform X1: MENFPSSKKSSDPEGTMTSPENNDQNEHQITEPEAKKNDSVTNRTLPLTENATNSHPLMYSPGSAMPLDFPDLIPEQAKNKYKEIKFNPEAHSTALENSTDSCDSFERQLNLPILDYNEKLPDFPKSPSALKKLLMYDLPVETSYDPTSDTENDKSIYEAHLSANLQNVSLTMNEKEGNLNFLAHNKRSNKLRRIRLAPKEETKESDDSSLDSDSDGSLKSDIFEEDAAKTKTDMDEDNNTSEPIEPLSAADERRHARNWQRMVLPGGEHRTIDMRVIEPYKRVLSHGGYLRAGGHTAIVLFAACYLPDRSRIDYDYVMDNLFLYILWTLERLVTDDYVMVYFHGAATKLPSFSWLKRCYEMVGRKLRKNLSHLYIVHPTFWIKTMLYMSKPFISSKFYRKISFIGNLRDLLSRVPLEAAAIPDKVKAFDSLHCTA, encoded by the exons ATGGAAAATTTCCCTTCTAGTAAGAAATCTTCAGATCCTGAGGGAACTATGACTTCCCCTGAAAATAATGACCAAAATGAACATCAAATAACCGAACCCGAGGCAAAAAAGAACGATTCAGTGACAAATCGAACTTTGCCTTTAACTGAAAACGCAACGAATTCCCATCCTTTGATGTATTCTCCAGGATCTGCTATGCCTCTggattttccagatttgataCCAGAACAAGCCAAGAATAAgtacaaagaaataaaatttaatccaGAAGCTCATAGCACTGCTCTGGAAAACAGCACTGATTCATGTGATTCCTTTGAGAGGCAACTAAATTTGCCTATTTTGGAttacaatgaaaaattaccaG ACTTTCCTAAAAGTCCttcagctttaaaaaaattgctcatgTATGATTTACCTGTAGAAACTTCTTATGATCCTACTAGTGATACTGAGAATGATAAGTCTATTTATGAAGCACATTTAAGtgcaaatttacaaaatgtcTCTCTCACTATGAATGAGAAAGAAG gtaatttaaattttcttgccCATAACAAAAGAAGCAATAAATTACGACGGATTAGACTAGCCCCAAAGGAGGAAACAAAGGAAAGTGATGATTCATCACTAGATAGCGACTCTGATGGAAGTCTTAAATCTGATATATTTGAAGAAGACGCTGCAAAAACCAAGACTGATATGGATGAAG ATAATAATACATCAGAACCAATAGAACCTCTAAGTGCTGCAGATGAAAGGAGACACGCCCGAAATTGGCAACGAATGGTTTTGCCAGGTGGAGAGCACAGAACTATCGATATGCGTGTCATTGAGCCCTACAAAAGGGTTCTCTCCCACGGTGGTTATTTAAGAGCTGGTGGGCATACTGCAATTGTTCTATTTGCTGCCTGTTACCTCCCTGATAGATCCCGCATCGACTACGATTACGTCAtggataatttgttttt atATATTTTGTGGACTTTGGAGCGATTGGTAACAGACGATTATGTAATGGTCTACTTTCATGGAGCAGCTACCAAATTACCCTCGTTTTCTTGGTTGAAGAGGTGTTATGAGATGGTTGGTCGGAAGCTGAGAAAGAATTTGAGTCATCTTTATATTGTACATCCTACCTTTTGGATCAAGACGATGTTGTACATGTCCAAACCGTTTATAAG TTCCAAATTCTACAGAAAAATCTCCTTTATCGGTAATCTACGAGATCTACTCTCAAGAGTTCCTTTGGAAGCCGCCGCGATTCCCGATAAAGTCAAGGCGTTTGACAGTTTACACTGCACCGCTTAA
- the Vps35 gene encoding vacuolar protein sorting-associated protein 35 isoform X1 gives MGSPVIPDIWKEEFSSLFSNFLPSTPPQISPVEEQEKYLHDALSVVKAQAFHMKRALDKNKLMDALKNASAMLAELRTSLLSPKSYYELYMAITDELRHLELYLVDEFLKGRKVPDLYELVQYAGNIVPRLYLLITVGLVYIKTNTTLRRDLLKDLVEMCRGVQHPLRGLFLRNYLLQCTRNVLPDAPDTEGDAPEGTVKDSIDFVLMNFAEMNKLWVRMQHQGHSRERQHREREREELRILVGTNLVRLSQLETVTLEKYQKLVLPGILEQVVSCRDAIAQEYLMECIIQVFPDEFHIQTLTPFLKSCAELEQGVNVKNIVISLMERLATFNQRSDNVSSEGVSILKEVQLFEVFSDQVSSIITNRQYLPSEDMVALQVALVNLALKCYPDRIDYIDKVMLSSVEMFQRLGLEHLENHTSVAKELQKLLKIPIDSYNNVLEVLKLKHYAGLMQHLDYNGRKLLSIYILNNALENETIIPTPDETEQALTLLNTLVSEKKDHPLGEVDIEELAEEQCLLARFIHQLKANAADEQYLILSAARKILGTGGASKIKYTLPPLIFQAYQLAYKYKALKEEKWEKKCTKLFQFCHQTITALVKAELAELPLRLFLQGALAIDQIGFDNHETVAYEFMSQAFSLYEDEISDSKAQLAAITLIVGTLEQISCFSEENSDPLRTQCALAASKLLKKPDQCRGVGTCSHLFWSGKSLASNREEARDGKRVVECLKKGLRIAKQCMDVSVQVQLFVELLNHYVYFLEKGNEQVNIDILNQVIKKIKEELPNLESSDETEQITKHFNNTLEHIRLRLETLDDVSEYKGIEI, from the exons ATGGGTTCTCCAGTAATTCCTGACATTTGGAAAGAAgaattttcttctcttttcagtaattttttg ccTTCAACTCCGCCTCAAATATCGCCAGTGGAAGAGCAGGAAAAATATCTACATGATGCCTTAAGTGTGGTAAAAGCTCAAGCTTTTCATATGAAGCGAGCTTTAGATAAGAACAAGTTAATGGATGCCCTTAAAAATGCCAGTGCTATGCTTGCAGAACTTCGAACTTCTTTACTCTCTCCAAAGAGTTACTATGAACTTT ACATGGCAATTACAGATGAACTAAGGCACCTTGAATTGTACCTTGTGGATGAATTTCTGAAAGGCAGAAAAGTGCCAGATTTATATGAGCTGGTTCAATATGCTGGTAATATTGTTCCAAGGCTGTATCTCTTGATAACTGTTGGActtgtttatattaaaactAATACAACATTAAGGAGAGATTTACTTAAAGATTTGGTGGAAATGTGTAGAG GTGTGCAGCATCCATTAAGAGGTCTTTTTCTAAGAAACTATCTTTTACAATGCACCAGGAATGTGTTACCTGATGCTCCCGATACTGAAGGAGACGCTCCCGAAGGCACTGTTAAAGACTCCATTGATTTTGTGTTAATGAATTTTGCAGAAATGAATAAGCTATGG GTAAGAATGCAACATCAAGGTCATTCTAGAGAGCGGCAGCATAGAGAAAGGGAAAGAGAGGAATTGAGAATTTTGGTTGGTACCAATTTAGTGCGTTTAAGTCAATTGGAAACAGTTACtttggaaaaatatcaaaaacttgTTTTGCCAGGAATTTTGGAGCAG GTTGTTAGTTGTCGGGACGCGATTGCTCAAGAATATCTAATGGAATGCATTATTCAAGTATTCCCAGATGAATTTCACATCCAAACACTTACCCCATTTTTGAAGTCGTGTGCCGAACTAGAACAAGGCGTCAACGTCAAAAACATCGTGATTAGCTTGATGGAAAGGCTCGCCACTTTTAATCAAAGATCCGACAATGTGAGCAGTGAGG GTGTCAgtattttaaaagaagttcAGCTGTTTGAGGTGTTTTCTGATCAAGTTTCTTCAATAATAACCAATAGGCAATATTTGCCTTCAGAAGACATGGTTGCTTTGCAAGTGGCTCTCGtgaatttggctctaaaatgTTACCCAGACAGAATTGATTATATTGATAAAGTAATGCTATCTAGTGTTGAG ATGTTTCAACGTCTTGGTTTAGAACATCTTGAGAATCACACTTCTGTAGCTAAAGAACTacaaaaactattgaaaataCCTATTGATTCTTATAACAATGTTTTAGAAGTGTTAAAGTTGAAGCATTATGCAG GTTTAATGCAACATCTGGATTACAATGGACGGAAATTATTAAGCATTTACATTCTCAACAATGCtcttgaaaatgaaacaataatACCTACACCTGATGAGACAGAACAAGCTTTAACTTTGCTCAACACTTTGGTTTCGGAGAAAAAGGATCATCCACTAGGAGAAGTGGATATTGAAGAATTGGCAGAAGAGCAATGTTTACTTGCCCGTTTTATTCATCAACTAAAAGCGAATGCTGCTGATGaacaatatttgattttgtcCGCTGCTCGTAAG ATTCTAGGTACCGGTGGcgcttcaaaaattaaatatacattaCCTCCTTTGATATTCCAAGCATACCAACTGGCCTATAAATACAAAGCtctaaaagaagaaaaatgggaaaaaaagtgtacgaaactatttcaattttgccaTCAAACTATTACAGCTTTGGTGAAAGCCGAATTGGCTGAATTGCCTTTGAGATTGTTCTTGCAGGGAGCTCTAGCCATCGATCAAATTG GTTTCGATAATCATGAAACTGTGGCTTACGAATTCATGTCTCAAGCCTTTTCATTGTATGAAGATGAAATATCTGATTCAAAAGCACAACTCGCTGCTATTACTCTAATCGTAGGTACATTGGAACAGATCAGTTGCTTCTCTGAGGAAAATTCTGATCCTTTAAGGACTCAGTGTGCTTTAG CCGCCAGTAAACTTTTAAAGAAACCAGACCAATGCAGAGGGGTGGGTACCTGTAGTCATTTATTCTGGAGTGGTAAAAGTTTAGCGAGCAATAGAGAGGAGGCACGTGATGGAAAAag AGTGGTCGAATGCTTGAAGAAAGGCTTACGGATAGCAAAGCAGTGTATGGATGTAAGCGTTCAAGTTCAGCTCTTTGTGGAGCTACTTAACCATTACGTttactttttggaaaaaggGAATGAACAAGTAAATATCGACATTTTAAACCag gttattaaaaaaatcaaggaaGAACTTCCGAACCTAGAAAGTTCAGACGAAACTGagcaaataacaaaacacTTCAATAACACTCTGGAACACATTCGGCTTCGTTTGGAAACATTGGACGATGTCTCGGAATATAAAGGTATTGAGATCTAA